CCGCCGACGAGATAGACGACCTAAGCCAGACAGCCGACAAGGCTCGGAGGCTCGAAGACGTTCTCGAAGAGAGGACTACACCACGTAGCGTGGATCTCGGTGAGGTAGTCTCGGCTGAAGTCGAGGACGCACGCCGACGTTTCGACGACGCCGAGATATGTCTGAGGGATGACGTTCACAGTACCAGTGTCAGAGCCGACGAGTACCTCGGTGAGGCTCTGAGAGCCGTGATAGAGAACGGCGTCGTACACAACGACAACGACAAGGAGACACCCAAGGTCGAAGTAGACGTCGAGGAAAACCGGACGAACGTAGTAGTCTCCGTGAGAGACAACGGTCCCGGGATCGCTGAGGAAAGGAGGGACAGGATCTTAGGACACGAGGAGAGGAGCCAGCTTCACCACGGAGAGGGGATCTCGCTCTTCGTAGTCGGCTGCCTCATCGACGAGTACGGTGGCAACATATGGATAGAGGACGACGGCTTAGACGGAGAGGGATCGGCGTTCAAGATCAGGCTCTGGAAGTCTGTCGAGGGGATTCTGTAGTGTAGGTTCGAATAGCTGATATCCGAGTGAGTTCGGAGGAGTCAT
This sequence is a window from Candidatus Afararchaeum irisae. Protein-coding genes within it:
- a CDS encoding ATP-binding protein, which translates into the protein MAAHQTSETYLLVSSSVDLSGTGAGTGTETDTVLETTETVANIAASLSAYFVLGIVGDERRAKESTAVLSRVMRHDLRNSLTVIRGYIQLAEEEARASDQNQIAEYLDKPADEIDDLSQTADKARRLEDVLEERTTPRSVDLGEVVSAEVEDARRRFDDAEICLRDDVHSTSVRADEYLGEALRAVIENGVVHNDNDKETPKVEVDVEENRTNVVVSVRDNGPGIAEERRDRILGHEERSQLHHGEGISLFVVGCLIDEYGGNIWIEDDGLDGEGSAFKIRLWKSVEGIL